A stretch of DNA from Bacillota bacterium:
AACTTTCTCTTCGATGGCTTCCAGCATCCATGCTACATCGCCCTTGTTCTCATCTTCAACCTCGATACCCAATGCTTGGGGCAGAGCGTGATATGGGCTGGGGCAGCACTGGACAGGGAAGATGCCGCCGTTGGTGATAGCTTGATAAATCAACGGCTCCATCATTGCACAGTTGGTGCCAAACACTGCGGTGTTGGGGCCATACTGGTCAATCTTCCGGGGCACATCTTCGGTGATGAACATCTGGGTGCCAGCGATACCGGCATCAGCAGTGGGGTCCGGAGCATCTTCTTCTACGAAGGTCATGCCCAGCTCTTCAGCTTTTGCCTTCATCAGGTCACGACGCTGAGCGAGCATTTCGATGGACATATGACGAGGGAAGGAGTAGTGGACCAATACTTCAGCACCCATGTCGTAAGCGTGCTGAGCGATTTGCTCACCACGGCCGATGTCGTCAGTATTGATGACGATGTCGCCCTTGGTAGCGATTACATCCGGGTCTTCCTGGGGAGAACCGAGGATGAACAGCATGTCCGGACGGATTTCCTTAACGCGGTCAACAGCAGGTGAGGCGCCAGGCACGGCCTGGACCATGATGATGGCCTTGGTGTCGGGGTTCTCGGCCATTTCCAGCATGTTGCTGATGGTTGTCTCCTGCTCCTGCATGAAGCGGTCAGGATACGTAGCAATCATAATCCTGTCTGAGCCAAACTCTTCTTGCATTTGCTCAGCCATACGATATTCTTCTTCGTTCTGAGTAACAGTACCGGTCATGATACCAATTACCCAATCTTCTGCAACGTCACCATTGCCATTGTCGTCGCCGTTGCCATTGTCGTCGCCGTTGCCATTGCCATCGCCCCCACCACAGGCCACGAGGCTGAATGCCAACATAAATGCGAGCAGTACCAGTAAACTCTTCTTAAACATATTAACCCTCCTTGTGTTTTGTCCATGTGTTAATCGCGACTAATTAGATTGATTACCACTCCTTTCTGCTATCTGACTTCTACAGAGAGATAGCCTTTATGATATATTCGTTATAACAAAAAAAAATTCCTTCTTTTGCTCCAAAGAATTTTTTATACCAGCTTCTATATTTAAAGAAAACCCCTATTTTTGGTCCACAAAAACCGGTTTGTGTCCAAATCGGGGGTCTTTTACAGTCCGCATCTATATCTATTCTTTTTCTTCAGGGTTGTGGGGATAACGAAGAGTTGCATCAAGCAGCACCCAATCATTTTCTTCCCAGCCCCTGACCATGCCAACAATTCCCGGGTCATCACCCTTCCAGGTTATGTAGTCCCGGACAAATAATTGGGCCGGCACTTCAAAGTCGGTAGGATCGTAATTCACGACCTGCTGATAATATTGCTCGCGGGGGACCCGCAGCCACCTGTGGACCACCCGCACATTTTCTACCGGTCCCAGGTCCTCTACATGACTAAAAATATCTGCCATATTATCACCTCACGGCTAGTATTTCCCCGGTACTGACAACATATTGTTAAAAATAACAAAAAACTCTTGCCACCCTCACAACAGAGTTGTATAATAAGCTGGCAATTATCAGAAAGGAGGCCGCGGAACATGCAAACAATGATTCGACTCAAAGGTGCTGCTAGCAGCAAGCTTAACAAGGACTCAGTGTGTACTTTTCCCGGCCGGTACTTGAATTTCTTTCTTATTTAATATTTGAAAGAACTCAGGTCATCGGCTCGGTTGCCGATGACTTTTATATTTTCCCGTACTCTTTTTCGCGGGCGATGTAGTCATGGGGCAATCATGGCTATTTTTTATGTTCAGGAGGAGTAAAAATGAACTTTGCAATCAAATGCGAAAATGTGGTCAAAAGCTTCTGGGAGGATAAGGAGGCAGATAAATCTGCCTATTGGCTCAAGCGTCTGCGGCCGGGGAAATCCCTGGTGCGGGCCGTTGATGATGTAAGCATTCAGGTGCAGCGCGGCGAGATTTTTGGTCTGCTGGGACCCAATGGTTCCGGCAAGTCCACCTTAATTCGCCTGATGGCAACCCTGCTCCTGCCCGACAGTGGCACTGTCACCGTTTTGGACCACGACGTTGTCAAGGAAACCTTGGCCGTTCGCAAAGTCATAAATCGGGTTTCGGTGGATGCGGCGTTTTTCAAAAAACTCTCCGCCCACGAAAACCTGCTCTATGCCGCCCGGCTATATGATGTAGATTCGCGGTTGGCTGCTCAGACCGCTGCGAAAATTCTCCGCCGTCTTGGCTTCAAAGAAAACAAAATTTACGCGCCCATGGAGAACCTCTCCCGGGGCATGCAGCAAAAGGTCGCCATCGCCCGGGCGCTCCTCACTTCGCCTGTGGTCATGCTTCTGGATGAACCTACCACCGGCCTCGACCCCAAGAGCAAGCGGGATGTCCAGGAATTTGTCCGGGAAATCCAGGGAGAGCACGATGCGACAATTATCCTCACCACCCACGATATGTTTGAGGCAGAACGGCTCAGTGACCGCATCGCCATCATCGACAATGGTCGGATAGAGGATTTGGACACCGCCGCCGGGCTCAAAGCTAAAGCCGGTGTCGATTCGATGGATGATGTTTTCTTTGCTCTCACCGGCAAAGAATGGGAGGAGGCAATTGCCGATGAGTGTTAAGTCTGAAATACGGGCGACCTACGCCTTTGTAGAGCGGAACTTCAATTTGGTCCGCCGCTATATCAACTGGGAAATCGTGTTTGTGTTTTACACGATTATCAACACACTGACCATCGGCCTGATAGGCGTTCAGGCCGGGCAGGAGGCGGGGGAGACGGTGCTCTACCTGATTGTCGGCGCCCTGCTCTGGGGTTTTCTGTCGGTATTGTTCCACGAGGTCAGCGAATCGGTGAGCTGGGAGCGTTGGGAGGGCACCATCGAATACACCTTTATGGCGCCCATCCATCGGCTTACCCATCTGGGTGGAATGTGCATCTTCGCAATTATCTACGGCACCATCCGTACAGCAATTGTATTGGTGGCCGTTACTTTCTTCTTCGATATTAGTCTTGCCGGCGCCAACTTGTTTTCTGGACTTACCGTGCTGGCAGTATCCAGTCTCTCCTTCATCGGGCTGGGATTGATGGCGGCGGTGCTGCCTTTGATGTCGCCGGAAAAGGGCTCCCAGGCCACCCATATCATACAAGGCTTTATCCTGTTGGTCTCGGGTGTGTACTATGAAGTGGAAGTTTTGCCGGTGTGGTTGCAGCCCCTGTCCACAATCTCACCCGCCACCTATACCCTGCGGGCGGCCCGCGCCGCCCTGCTGGAAGGCGCTACTGTCCGGGAGTTGGGGCCGGAGCTCTTGATGCTTGCCGTGATTGGCCTGGCGTTGATTCCCATCGGATTGTTCATCTTCTCCTTGGGGGAACGTTATGCTATGCGGGCAGGAAAATTGAAACGGAATGGTTAACCGGGAGATAAGATTGTAGGCCGCCTGAGCTGTTGAAACGGGCGGCCTTTTGTTACCAGATTGTAATATACGGTTGCAATTTTTATAACCAGCTATTATAATCAAGGTATAATAATTTATGGGGTGTAGAACTTGCAAGGACTGAAAATAGGAAACATTAGTGTCCCTGTCCCGATTGTTCAGGGCGGGATGGCTGTGAAGATATCCACCGCGCCCCTGGCGGCAGCAGTTGCAAATTGCGGCGGCATCGGCGTCATCGCCGGCACCGGCATGAGTGTAGAGGAACTGCGCCAGGAAATTCAACGGGCCAAGGAAATGGTCACCGGACACGGTGCCCTGGGAGTGAATGTTCTATTTGCTGCTACCGCTTTCGCTGACCTGGTAAAGACGGCGATTGCCGAAGGTATTGATCTCGTGTTTTCCGGCGCCGGTATCTCCCGGGACATGTATACCTGGGGGCGGGAGAAGGATGTGCCGGTGGTGCCAATTGTTTCCACAGGACGTTTGGCTGTTATGGCAGAGAAGATGGGCGCTTCCGCAGTGGTTGTTGAAGGCAAGGAAGCCGGTGGCCACCTGGGTACCGATCGCCCTCTGCGGGAAATCCTCCAGGAAGTAGTAGGCGCAGTCAAGATTCCTGTGATTGCCGCCGGCGGCATCGTCGATGGCGAAGATGTCAAAGAAATGCTGGATGCCGGTGCTGATGGCGTACAGATGGGCACCCGTTTCGCTGCTACCCACGAATCCAACGCTTCTTCGGAATTCAAGGAGCTTTACGTCCGGGCCGGACGCGAAGATGTGGTTCTGGTGGACAGCCCGGTCGGTCTCAAGGGCCGGGGGCTGTACAATCCATATTATGCCCGGGTAAACAAAGACGGTGCTGCTATCGAACAGTGCATTGGTTGCCTCAAACGTTGCTCCCAACGCTTCTGTATAATGGATGCATTAACCAACGCCCATGCGGGCGGGGATTTTAATAACGCTTTAATCTTTTCCGGCGAACGGGTGGACAAAATTAAACAAATCCTTTCCGTCCGTGAAATTTTCGCCGATATAATCACTCAGCTCACTTGACCTCCCCTAAACCATCAGCCACCAGGAGTTTCCTGGTGGCTGATGTGCGTACTGCCTCGTTAAATTGACGCGCTTTGGCTTGTCAATTGCTGGGCCAGTGTTTCCAAGTATACCGGATTTCCGGCAAGTAGCGCCTGCGCCGCTGCCGCCACTAATGGCGCGGCGTTCTGATTAATATAGTAGATATTTTCTGTCGGCAGCTCAGGCTTTCTGTAGCGGGATTTATAGTGCCAGCCAATCCCGCGATCGATAATCATAAGCGGAATGTTTACATAGTTGGGGGCTGCTTCCAGGCGGGCACAGAATCGATTCCAATTCTCCCGCCCCATGAATTGACGGTCGACAATTATCAGGCCCGCCTTTTCATTGCCTTGGGTGTAAGGCGGATGCGGTTGACTTAGTCGGCCAATGGGACGAAGTTGCCGGGTCACCTCGGGGTTATCGCTGATTAGGATAATTAGTGCATCTGACATTAGAATTCCCTCCATAAAACATATGTTCTGGTGCAAGTTTAGCACGCGGCTACGACAGCAGCTGTCACCAGAGAAATATTTTTCTGCAACTAAAAACCCGGGCTTAGCCGGGTTAGTCAGTTAGGGAATTACATAATTTTCTTGCCATAACTTGCGCTTGTTTAAGGATCTCTTTGCCCTGCTGGGTTGCAGAGTAATAGACACGGAGCTTGCCATCGACGACTTTGGGGGCGCTGGTTAAGAGACCCTTGGTCTCAAGTGAACGAAGCACGGGATACAAGGTGCCCGGACTGAGGTGGTGGCCATAGGCGCCCAGAGCTTCTTGGAGCTCGGCGCCGAAGACCGGGCGCTGGGAAGCGTGGTTGAGAATATATACTTGGACAAAGCCCAACATCAACTTACGAAGAATTTTTTCCGCGATTGTTTTCACCGCCTATTTTTAATTCATATATCTAAATGCTGATAACTCCCAAAGTAATATTCGTTTATATGGGCAAGATTTAGGGGGATTTAGCAGAAATATAAGTTATAAATTTGTGTTCCCGCAAACGAACTATATATAATGATAGAAAATGTTTAAATCCGGTGTCATTACTGGGCATAGTTTGCATAGTATAATCAGTGATGTTTTTTCCGGGGAGGGAGACAAAAGTGGAAGCAGGTTATAGCTTTAACCTGGAACAGCTGCGCTGTTATTTTACAACTCGGGCCCTGGGCGACCTGACCTTTGCCCGGGGCGAGCGCGAGCAAATTCTCGCCAATTATTGGCAATTGGAAAAGGCCACCGGCATCGCTCCTGAGCAGATTGTCCGGCCCCGTCTGAACAACGGTGATTTGGTCGCCCGGGTTTTTGCCAGTGATGCCGGCAAAGGGGTGCTAAAGCCGCCCGGCCACCTGTACGGAGTGGATGCCGTCTATACCAATGCCCCCAATATCTATATCGCCATCACAACAGCCGACTGCTATCCATTGATACTTTATGATCGCAGACGCTTGGCTGTGGGAATCGCCCACTGTGGCTGGCGGGGCATTGTCCGGCATCTGGACGAAAAGTTGCTCACAGCAATGGCCACCGACTTTGGAACGCACCCGGAAGATGTGGTGGCGGTTATTGGCCCGGGAATCGGAGTCTGCTGCTACCGCCAGCATGACGACGGGCTCCGGGATGCCTTCTCCGATTATGAGCTTCCCGGTCTGACTCGGGAAAACAATGACGGCACCTATAATATCGATATCGCCCTCGCTCTGCGTGCTAATCTTCGTGCCCAGGGGATTGACCAAATTGTCAGCACCCGGCATTGCACCGGCTGCGACAGCAAGTTTTTTTCCGCCCGGATGGAGGGTACAGATACCGGCCGCATGTTGAATCTGGCTGCCATAGTGACTTAAACCCGCGCTGGCGGGTTTTTACTTTACTATTACAATTTTCTGTCGCCGCCCTGTGCGGGGTTAATTTATGTTACCCTGACGGAAAGAACTATAGAGAGGATGATTACGATGACGAAATGGAAGTTTCTGTCCTCCTACAAGTACGACCTGGCGGCCTTTTGTAATTTGTTTACCCTCGATTCGCGATACCAAGAGCTGCATAATGAGGCCTGGCAACGCTTCCAACCCCTGATTGAAGACAGCGCTGAGCATACTGCCTTTGCACAGCAGTTGAACCAGTCTGGAGTTTTGGTCAGCAGTGCCCTGAGCGCAATTTTTGATAGCTATGAATATAATGGCGACGACATCGATGAGCTTTGTCGGGTGCTTGATGACTCAAAATTACTGCAGACCCGGCTTCGCGACTATTTCCTGGACACGGGAATACTTACCGCCGAAACCTGGGAGGCATACAAACCGATGATGCCGGCCTTCAGCGCTTTGGCCAAGTATGCCCATAACAATGGTTTTGCCGAATGGTGGCATAAGCGGTGTCTGCCGGAAATTGAAGAGCGGTGCGCGGAGTTTGAACGCAATGCCGAAAGCTACCCGGTGCTAGAAGCGATCAATAGTTTGCTGGGCAGAAAGTATGCCCTGCCGCACCCGCAAATCACTGTGTATGTCTGTAAGTACTCGGCGCCCAATGGCACCAGCCTCATCAACCAGAGCTTTGTTACAGATCTGCGCTGGCCGCTGAAAACCACGGTGCCCATCGCCCTCCATGAAATGATGCACCCGCCCTTTGACCGACACCGCATCACTGAGATCGCGGAATCGCTGGTGGCCGATGAGTTGGTAATCGCTGCCCGGGCCCGGCTCGCCCCCGGTAATTATTCCACGCCGTTGTTCTTTGTTGAGGAGAATATTGTCGAGGCCGCCCATATCTACCTGGCAGAGCAAATGGGCCTGGAGGATAATCCCCTGCAATACTTTATCGACCACGATAACGCCACCCATGTGCTTTCGCCGCTGATTTACACATACTTAAAGCGCTGGCAGGCCGGAGATGAGCTCAGCTTGGAACAGGCGGTTGAGCGGATGGCAGCAGAGGGAATTTTGGAAGCGGGAAAAATTAAGTCCCTATATAATGAACTCTACGCCCAGGCAGGAATCAGTCATCCCTATAAATAAAAAACAGAACCTGCACGGTTCTGTTCCGGTGGTGAAGCAAACATCACTTGGCTGATTCCCCTCGGCCTGAAAAAATGTCTCCTTCATTCCACTCGCTACAATATACGTATACAGCCAACAGAATATGAGGGTGAGTACAGCAAAAGAGCGCAATCAGCGCTCTTTTTTTAATCGTCCTTTTTCTCCAATGCCGCCTTCAGAGCATCGGCCATGCTGCCGGTCAGCGGCTTTTCTTCTTTGTACTTGTTCACCAGCTGCTTTTGCTTGCGTGTGTCTACCCGTTTTTCGCCGTCCAATTGTTCTATCACATTGCATGGGCGGCAGTGGAAGAACTTGCCCGCTTTGCCCTTGCGCAGTTCCATCTTCTTATGGCACTGGGGACAGCGTTTGTTGGTTAGGTTCTTTTCATCCTTCAAGCGGTAATTGCATTCCCGGTTGGGACAGACCAGCATCTTGCCCTGGCGCCCCTTGCGTTCCCGCAGGTGTTCACCGCAGTGGGGGCAGCGGGCCCGGGAGACATTGTGGGGCACATACTTTTTCTCGCTCGCGGCCACCTCCCGGACAATTTCCCGGGTTCGCTGGCGAATTTCTGTCAGGAATTTCTCCATATTGCCTGTGCCGCGGGCGATGTTCTCCAGTTCTCGCTCCCAGCGGGCGGTAAGTTCCGGCGAACGCAGATCGCTGACCACCAGGTCCAAAAGCTGCATACCCTTGGCAGTCGGGTTCAATGCAGAGCCCTTACGCTCAATCGTCTCGCTGTTTAGGAGCTTTTCGATGATATCGGCCCGGGTGGCGGGGGTGCCGAGATTATGCTTCTCCATCAGCGAGAGCAAACTCGCCTCGGTATGTCGGGTCGGCGGTGTGGTTTGCCCCGGCTTCAGTTGACAGCGCCGCACCGGCAATTTGTCCCCCTTATTCAGGGGAGGGAGACTTTGACTGCCTTCCTCGTTCTCTTCCTTTTCATAGACCGCCTTCCAGCCCGCGTCCTTCATAATCCGGCCGCTGGCCTGAAACTGCTCGCCGCCAATTGTCAGCGTCACCTGCGTTTCATCATAGCGGCAGGGCGGATAGAAGAGGGCGATAAACCGGCGCACAATCAGGTCGTAGAGCCGGCGCTCGTCATTGGTCAGCACGCCTAGCTGCAGCGTCTCGTCAGTGGGGATGATGGCATGGTGATCACTGACCTTGCTGTCATCCACAACCCGCTTGCCCGGTTGCAGCGGTCGGGTGGTCAGGGGTCGCGCCAGGCTGGCATAGGGTCCGACCGCCACCGCCTTCATACGCGCCGGCAGCGTGCTCACCATGTCGCTGCTCAAGTGGCGGGAGTCGGTGCGGGGGTAGGTGACCAACTTATGCTGCTCATAGAGGCGTTGCAAGACATTAGAAGTCTGCTTGGCGGAAAAGCCATAGCGCTTGTTGGCGTCTCGCTGCAGTTCGGTGAGGTCATAGGCCAGTGGCGACGGCTCCACCCGCTCCCGGATCTTGACTTCGCTTACGAGAGCGTCCTTGCCCACCACCTTTGCCAGCAGCTCCTCAGCGGTGTCCTTGGCAAACAAGCGCCCATCCTGCTTACCACGCCATTGGCCCCGGAAGCGACCGAGATCAGCCTCCAGCGTCCAGTAATTCTTGGGGCGAAAGGCACGGATTTCCTGCTCCCGCTGCACCAGCATGGCCAGAGTAGGGGTTTGCACCCGGCCAGCCGCCAATTGGGCGTTGTACTTGCTGGTCAGGGCCCGGGTGATGTTGAGGCCAATCAGCCAGTCCGCCTCCGCGCGGCAAACCGCCGAGCGAAAGAGGTTGTCGTAGTTCTTGCCCGGGCGCAGATTGGCAAAGCCGTCTTTAATCGCCCGGTCGGTTTGGGAGGAAATCCACAGGCGTTTAAAGGGCTTTTGCCAGTGGACCAATTCCATAATCCAGCGTGCTACCAACTCCCCCTCGCGGCCGGCGTCGGTAGCAATAATCAGCTCCCCCAAATCCTTGCGTTTGCAGAGCGAGTTAATCGCCTTGAACTGGTGGGAAGTCTGGCGGATGACTTTCAACTTCATGCGCTTAGGCGTAATCGGCAGATCCTCCATGCGCCAGGTGGCGTACTTTTTATCGTAGTCCTCGGGCTCGGCCAACTCCACCAGGTGGCCTAGGGCCCAGGTCACCACATAGCGGGGACCCTCAAAATGACTCTTCTGTTTTTGCGTACAGCCCAGCACCCGGGCCAGCTCCCGGGCCACGCTGGGCTTTTCAGCCAGCACCAAAGATTTCATAATCCAACTCCTCAGGCTTTTTCCTCATTATAACATAGTGGGTCGGCTCCCCCCCAAGGCGCCCAAATGCCCACCCCGGAAGGGAGCGCCCACCCAGGGACGGAGGTTAATTGCGCCATCCTGCCCACCTGGGGACGGAGGTTAGCTGCGCCATTTTGCGACATTTCAATGCTCGGACAGAAACAAACCAGGAAAATATCGCACATTGGGGGAATATCCCGCCAACTAAGGTAAATAATACCGTAAGCAAAGTTCCCAATATCTCGTAAGAAATGACAGCGAAAGGGGATAAATCCCGTACGTTTGTAAAGCTGTGCAGTGAGGAGGTAAGCCGGGATGTTAGCAAAACTCAACTTGAACTTTAATAAACAACGTTTCCATCGGGTTATAAAAATCAGTGGCAATGTGGCAATGGTCTGCTTGCTGTTATTTATGGCTGCGATGGTTTTTTATTCAGTCAAGAGCCGGCTGGATGGGGGTATCCCCCAAGTAGCCGGGCGGCATTTTTTTGTCGTCCTCTCGGGCAGCATGGAACCGGCAATTGGCACTGGCAGTTTGCTGGTGGTAAAACCGACAGAGGCGGAAGCGGTTCAGGTGGATGATATCATCACCTACCATGACGGGCCACGGACCGTCACCCACCGGGTCATGGACATCAACTCCGACGGTAGCTTCATTACCAAAGGCGATGCCAACAATGTTCCCGACCTGGAGCCAGTGGCGCCGGGAGATTTAGTTGGCACCGTCACCGGCATTGTGCCGTTGGCGGGGTATGTAATTAACTTCGGCCAGACAAGAACAGGGATGTTGCTGCTTATTTTCCTGCCCGCCCTGGCGATTATGGCCCTGGAGTTCAGAAATCTCTACAGCTATGCAACGGAGTTGGATAACCGGCGCAAGCAAGAGCAAGCAAAGGGAGGTAATGACTCGTGATGATTATATTGAGATCTGCCGCAGTAATTGTAGTTTGCACTTTGGTTCTTGTTGGCAGCACTAACTTGCCAGTTGTAGAGACAAATTCCTACTTCACCAGTTCCGACAGCCGGGACATTGTTGTCTATGTCAAGGAAGAAACAGGACAGAGCGGACAGGAGACAATGACGACTATAGTTTGGAAGGCTATATGCCATATGGACCTGAGAATCAAAAAATAGCTGTCGAACCAATGCCCCTGAACAGCTTATGGGGCCGAAACAATGTCTTGCACAATATGGATGCAGAAGAAGCTCTTGCTAACGGATATGCAGCTGTGTATAAGCTTGAAATTGAGCTTCCAAAAGAAACAGGCAACCATTATCAAGACGCTGAGTTTAGTACTAATCTAGTTGTAGAAGCTGTTCAGTCTGATAACAATTCAGATATAGAGTGGAGCAATTAGTAACTAATAGGTGCGCCCTTCGGGGCGCACATCCCATCTCCTAATTAAGGAGGGAAAACATGCGCAATAGGTTTTATGTGATCCTAAGTTGTATACTGTTATCTACATTGCTGGTCAGTCAGACCTGGTCTTGGTTCACCGACCGGGCCACAGCTTCTTTTGATACTAGTTTTACCGCTGGCAAACTCAAAATTACCATAATTGAGCCCGATGGTGAGGGCAATCTGCTTTTTGATAGCCCCAGTTCCGAGCCAGAATTGACGATAAAGAATACCGGAACCCTGGATGCGAAAATTAGAGGGTTTCTTGTGTTCGAACAAGCCGATTGGGGACTATTCCATAAAAATGTACGCCTAGATGTGTTTGAACTGGATGACGAAGGCAACGAGATCAAAAAGATCGTTGACCACAAAAAGTTTACGGTAATATCTCAAGAAGGTTTTATTCTTACCAAAGATGATGAAGTGCTGACCGTGGGTGAAACGATGAATCTGAAATTCAAGTTGTATAATACGATGCCTGAGTCATCGAATGTTAGCCATGAACTGGAAGGCCAGATTATCTTCACCGCTTACCAAGTCAACGACGATGGTTGGTTGGACTATCCGGTGCCCGTTTACGGAGGGGATGACTAATGTATAAAAAACTAGTTCGCCTCAGCGCTGTGTTGAGTATAACCATACTCTTCATTCTTACCGGCTTGCTGCTGATTCTGCCTGCTCCCGTCCACGCCTTCGAGATCGAAATTCGGGAAATGAGCATCACCGTCCTCGACGATACCCCGATTTTTTCCGAGTCGAACATGGCCCCCGGCGACAATGCTGCTTCCGCCGCCACCGTTAGCAACACCGGTGAGGATGCCTTTGACCTCTCGCTCAGCGTCGAACTGGCGGCAGGCGATGAACTGCTCTACGAGCTCTTGGTCATCGAAATCGGCGATGGCGACTCAAGTTACTATCGGGGCCCCCTGCACCGCCTCGACGGCGCCCCCCTGGGTGAAATCGCCGGTGGCGAAGTCCGGGAGCTGGACATGGCTGTCAGTTTACCCGCCTCTGCCGGCAATGAATACCAGGGTAAGGAAATCAAAGTGAGCTTTATCTTCACCGGACATGGTGAGTCGATGCCGGTAACCGGGACCAATATCAACTGGCTGTTGATTCCCGGCCTGTTGTTGGCAGCCATCGGCGGCTTCCTCGTCCTCAAGCGCCCATAGGGGGACGGAGGTTAGCTGGGCACAACTAATGCAACATTAGGGACTCACCTTAGTGTTGCATTTTCTGCATCTTGCAGGGAACAATTTGATGTGAAGACTAAACCAGCGTCCCTGGTTTGCAGGAGGAATACGAAATTGCCCAGTTAACCTCCGTCCCCGGATGGGCAATTAAGTTCAGCCAGGAGGAATAAATGTTCAAGCGGTATGTTGGCTTTTTGGTGGTAACTGTCATTTTGATGGCATTGCTCTTTGCCGCCGTGCTATTGATGGGGCCCCCTAGAAGCGTACTGGAATCAAGTGTTCATGAGCTGCAGCTTGAAGTTGTGGGTGATATGCCTGTGTTTTCCTCACCGACTGGTGAGACGGACACGGATAGCTCTCTTACCTTTGCCAACACCACTGACCAGGCGCTGCAATTTTTCTTGCAGGCGCAGGTGGAAGCTGGCGAGTTAGCCCTGTTTGACTTACTGACAATCGAAGTTTCCTCTGGTGAGTCGGGCTATTACTACGGACCCCTGAGCCGTCTGCACGGCATTCCCCTGGGCGAGCTGGCGGCCGATGAGGTTCGGGAGCTGGAGCTGGAGGTAAGTCTCCCTGCCGCCGATAAAGAGTTTGATGACCAGGTGGTTGCTGTCAGTTTTGAGATCACCGGGCAAGGCGATACTATTCCACTAACCCAGGCAAATATCGACTGGCTGCTGATTCCCGGGCTGGCCCTCACCGGGTCGGGATTGATTTTATATCTCCTGAACAAAGACTTTATCTAATCTCACTAATCTAATCTCAATCCCCGCTTTCGCGGGGATTGTTTTACTACAGGGATGGATGTTGACTGGACACTATCGGCACAACGGCGAAACCAAGCGTCAACTTGCTCACCGTCGGTAATAGAAACGCCAGCCGTGACTGATTCTTCAACTACAGCCACCTCGCAATTACAATCGCTTTTTGGCGTCAGTTATTAGGGCCATGCAGGATTTTTTTATTTTTGCGAGAATATTCTCCATAAAGGCAGGGGGTGGAAGTGATGAAAAAATTTTGGCCGCTTTTGGTGCTGTTAATTGTCTTGTTGTTGCCGGCCAACTGTTTGCTGCGAGATCGGGCTTTTATCCTCAATCCAGGCGCGGATATCCAGAGCTTTAATGCCGACGGCATGGAGAAACAGCTTACCCAGCGGTTTGAAGCGGAGTTTGATGAGATCTATATTGATATAGAAAGTTTAACCCTGATTTTGT
This window harbors:
- a CDS encoding DNA topoisomerase III is translated as MKSLVLAEKPSVARELARVLGCTQKQKSHFEGPRYVVTWALGHLVELAEPEDYDKKYATWRMEDLPITPKRMKLKVIRQTSHQFKAINSLCKRKDLGELIIATDAGREGELVARWIMELVHWQKPFKRLWISSQTDRAIKDGFANLRPGKNYDNLFRSAVCRAEADWLIGLNITRALTSKYNAQLAAGRVQTPTLAMLVQREQEIRAFRPKNYWTLEADLGRFRGQWRGKQDGRLFAKDTAEELLAKVVGKDALVSEVKIRERVEPSPLAYDLTELQRDANKRYGFSAKQTSNVLQRLYEQHKLVTYPRTDSRHLSSDMVSTLPARMKAVAVGPYASLARPLTTRPLQPGKRVVDDSKVSDHHAIIPTDETLQLGVLTNDERRLYDLIVRRFIALFYPPCRYDETQVTLTIGGEQFQASGRIMKDAGWKAVYEKEENEEGSQSLPPLNKGDKLPVRRCQLKPGQTTPPTRHTEASLLSLMEKHNLGTPATRADIIEKLLNSETIERKGSALNPTAKGMQLLDLVVSDLRSPELTARWERELENIARGTGNMEKFLTEIRQRTREIVREVAASEKKYVPHNVSRARCPHCGEHLRERKGRQGKMLVCPNRECNYRLKDEKNLTNKRCPQCHKKMELRKGKAGKFFHCRPCNVIEQLDGEKRVDTRKQKQLVNKYKEEKPLTGSMADALKAALEKKDD
- a CDS encoding signal peptidase I; this encodes MLAKLNLNFNKQRFHRVIKISGNVAMVCLLLFMAAMVFYSVKSRLDGGIPQVAGRHFFVVLSGSMEPAIGTGSLLVVKPTEAEAVQVDDIITYHDGPRTVTHRVMDINSDGSFITKGDANNVPDLEPVAPGDLVGTVTGIVPLAGYVINFGQTRTGMLLLIFLPALAIMALEFRNLYSYATELDNRRKQEQAKGGNDS